A window from Drosophila kikkawai strain 14028-0561.14 chromosome 2L, DkikHiC1v2, whole genome shotgun sequence encodes these proteins:
- the mRpS18B gene encoding small ribosomal subunit protein mS40 — protein MLPIVRVLYSGLASATRSSRGALHTASVVRCKAEAEATDEKSSEATEGEGDGDQVSSGPDPKDRTKNIPVETSMRYLKSAAYKQTYGEDFVWTQYRRNHKGMFAPRKTRKTCIRQGRIATGNPCPICRDEYLVLDYRNTELLEQFISPHSGDVLSYSQTGLCQKTHFRLMVAVQQARDSGFLTYDVPFREYDYNEYYGQNEKQKA, from the exons atgctgCCGATTGTACGCGTCTTGTACAGTGGACTGGCTAGCGCAACGCGCTCCAGCCGCGGGGCCCTGCACACGGCCAGTGTGGTCCGATGtaaggcggaggcggaggcgacGGACGAAAAGAGTTCGGAGGCAACTGAGGGCGAGGGCGATGGCGACCAAGTTAGCTCTGGACCTGACCCGAAGGATCGCACCAAAAATATTCCCGTAGAGACGTCGATGCGCTATTTGAAGAGCGCTGCCTACAAACAAACCTATGGCGAGGACTTTGTGTGGACGCAGTATAG GCGGAATCACAAGGGCATGTTTGCCCCACGGAAAACTCGCAAGACATGCATCCGCCAGGGCCGGATTGCCACTGGAAATCCATGCCCCATTTGCCGAGACGAGTATTTGGTCTTGGACTATCGCAACACGGAACTCCTGGAGCAGTTTATCTCTCCCCACAGCGGCGATGTGCTCAGCTACTCCCAAACTGGCCTGTGCCAGAAAACTCACTTCCGCCTAATGGTGGCCGTCCAGCAGGCCCGTGATTCCGGCTTCCTCACCTACGACGTGCCTTTCAGGGAGTACGATTACAACGAGTACTACGGCCAGAACGAAAAGCAGAAGGCTTAA
- the Pyroxd1 gene encoding pyridine nucleotide-disulfide oxidoreductase domain-containing protein 1: MSRECVFLVVGGGIAGVSCAESLAICQPSASILLLTESSIVKSVTNLVPIARYLHKFDVREQNVSEMGASVGTLVDQLEHIDSSGHWVRTKKGVVIRYRYLCLCTGGAPKLFSSAPDESRIIGIRDTDSVLELQRRLAKAKDVMILGNGGIASELAYELKNVYVHWVVKDSHISATFVDPGAAEFFQLARKEVKDKGSVPKTAIKRMRYDELLPKELDNRHGAALGPDWHRTYDLSGAAETSEDKSLPKIYYKSHIQEYHELEPGTGGGLSIMLGHEDGSSERLTCDFIVSATGVQPRHEYTSDAAIKFSEDGGISVDEMMRTNLPDVYAAGDVCTSAWSPAPHWFQMRLWTQARQMGSMAGRSMAAASEEETVYQDFCFELFGHVTQLFGYPVVLLGRFNGQDLGQDYEILVRCTPNKEYIKFVLQNGRLRGAILIGDTDLAETCENLILNGIDLEPFGDDILNPDIDIEDYFD, from the coding sequence ATGTCGCGGGAGTGCGTCTTCCTTGTCGTCGGTGGTGGCATCGCTGGCGTTAGCTGTGCCGAATCCTTGGCCATCTGCCAACCTTCCGCCTCCATCCTCCTGCTCACCGAGTCCAGCATTGTGAAGAGCGTGACCAATCTGGTGCCGATAGCACGTTACCTGCACAAGTTTGACGTGCGGGAGCAGAATGTCTCCGAAATGGGAGCCAGCGTAGGCACGCTCGTCGACCAGCTGGAGCACATCGACAGCAGTGGACACTGGGTTCGCACCaagaagggtgtggtgatccgGTATCGCTACCTATGCCTTTGCACCGGTGGAGCCCCAAAATTGTTCAGCTCTGCTCCCGATGAGTCCCGCATCATTGGCATTAGGGATACAGACTCTGTGCTGGAGCTACAGCGACGATTGGCGAAAGCCAAGGATGTCATGATCCTGGGAAACGGAGGAATCGCCAGCGAGCTGGCTTACGAGCTCAAGAACGTTTATGTACATTGGGTGGTTAAGGACAGCCACATCTCGGCCACATTTGTCGATCCCGGAGCCGCTGAGTTCTTCCAACTGGCCAGGAAAGAAGTGAAAGATAAGGGCTCTGTCCCGAAAACAGCAATTAAGCGGATGCGTTACGACGAACTGCTGCCCAAGGAGCTGGATAATAGGCATGGCGCCGCCTTGGGTCCGGATTGGCATCGCACCTACGATTTGAGCGGTGCGGCGGAAACTTCCGAAGATAAGAGCCTACCCAAGATCTACTACAAATCACACATACAGGAGTACCACGAACTTGAGCCGGGAACAGGAGGCGGTCTGAGCATCATGCTGGGACACGAGGATGGAAGCTCGGAGCGGCTGACCTGTGACTTCATTGTGTCCGCCACCGGCGTACAACCACGCCACGAATACACCAGCGATGCAGCAATCAAGTTCTCCGAAGACGGTGGCATTTCGGTGGATGAAATGATGCGAACCAATCTGCCCGATGTCTACGCAGCGGGCGATGTTTGCACATCCGCCTGGTCACCTGCACCCCACTGGTTCCAAATGCGCCTGTGGACGCAGGCCCGGCAAATGGGCTCCATGGCGGGCAGGAGCATGGCTGCGGCTAGTGAGGAGGAAACAGTCTACCAGGACTTTTGTTTCGAGCTCTTTGGTCATGTAACGCAGCTCTTTGGCTACCCTGTGGTCCTACTGGGTCGCTTCAATGGGCAGGATCTGGGACAGGACTATGAGATCTTGGTGCGATGCACCCCCAACAAGGAATACATCAAGTTCGTGCTCCAGAATGGAAGGCTGCGCGGCGCCATCCTCATTGGGGACACCGACCTGGCCGAGACCTGTGAGAACCTCATACTAAATGGCATCGACCTGGAACCATTCGGCGATGACATACTCAATCCCGACATTGACATTGAAGACTACTTTGATTAG
- the Taf13 gene encoding transcription initiation factor TFIID subunit 13 yields MASNNMAEDNFEGGDFNFDDDADDDQFVATNAGRKRLFSKELRCMMFGFGDDKNPYTETVDLLEDLVIEYIAETTHRAMEIGRTGRVQVEDIIFLVRKDPRKYARVKDLLTMNEELKKARKAFDEIKYVGTEGKLK; encoded by the exons atggCCTCAAACAACATGGCAGAAGACAATTTTGAAGGCGGCGAT TTTAACTTTGACGACGATGCGGATGATGACCAATTTGTGGCCACAAATGCGGGAAGAAAGCGTCTCTTCAGCAAG GAGCTGCGGTGCATGATGTTCGGCTTCGGGGACGACAAGAATCCCTACACGGAAACGGTGGACCTTTTGGAAGACCTCGTGATAGAATATATCGCGGAGACAACTCACCGGGCCATGGAGATTGGACGAACAGGTCGCGTGCAAGTGGAGGATATCATATTCCTGGTTCGCAAGGATCCCCGCAAATATGCCAGGGTCAAGGACCTGCTGACCATGAATGAAGAACTGAAAAAGGCGCGAAAGGCCTTCGATGAGATCAAGTATGTGG GCACCGAGGGCAAGCTCAAATGA
- the nesd gene encoding protein nessun dorma has product MEVYTFEKSYLERLKEAEAVLSWEGAVIPASQVRSEWKSYVELKIEPAGWQAIWKIPRVICEDLKLRYPTIVYGYVEQVIFDELKAVFVVTAVQDNDVHLPENNEVSLVELWPTVQQENSALNVDTTAECIDRLRFFYSHVWMPWDKDYDDDRDWVQMHLQARIQLACDLSKNKLSRPLALHMRTLLAEAKYIQQRLEYLELDLSDAEPESDDEAVELNDNGTEPARRQQPKPGSSGGNSLNVSTLPVTDLMCLHLRMAIIRSEFEILENPEMRRAYSELQSNSLKRHLLQRSSGRTSRPSEDLLIERAPISHVVAVPGELQEQLNLLLLAKELVKPQAQVQLANTLQGVLSICQSNDDILLSPGNHTIKFMEHLNDNGSLSGLVKPEAILAPVADLSKLPVVSSSDEDSTLLVIDGDYAVSQLVLDCRHVRRGILLRHGTLTMSGCRLLGDGNSSTQEGIVCMPGANLELKNCIIEKFAVGISMRPRSGAELGNVQVKNCHTGLELMEKTVSLNMQGSKCSFESCKLGILADGLAQGQGNSKKLVALQQFRELQRYNEDNLLGDCSFNNCANTIRVSNESDQLLAQRSQQWLLEDELEGENKENTTMA; this is encoded by the exons ATGGAAGTTTATACCTTTGAAAAGTCGTATCTGGAGCGCCTGAAGGAAGCCGAGGCTGTACTCTCGTGGGAAGGAGCCGTGATACCAGCCTCGCAGGTTCGATCAGAGTGGAAGTCCTACGTAGAGCTAAAGATTGAGCCGGCAG GCTGGCAGGCAATTTGGAAAATACCGCGCGTTATCTGCGAGGATCTGAAGCTCCGCTATCCCACCATTGTGTACGGTTACGTGGAGCAGGTGATATTCGACGAGCTGAAGGCTGTGTTCGTGGTGACCGCCGTGCAGGACAACGATGTCCATCTGCCGGAGAACAACGAGGTGTCCCTGGTGGAGCTGTGGCCCACGGTTCAGCAAGAGAACTCCGCCCTAAATGTGGACACCACGGCGGAGTGCATCGATCGGTTGAGATTTTTCTATTCGCACGTTTGGATGCCGTGGGACAAGGACTACGACGATGACCGCGACTGGGTGCAGATGCACCTGCAGGCTCGCATCCAGCTTGCTTGTGATCTGAGCAAAAACAAGCTGTCCCGTCCGCTGGCTCTGCACATGCGCACGCTGCTCGCGGAGGCCAAGTACATACAACAGCGCCTAGAGTACCTGGAACTTGACCTGAGCGATGCCGAGCCGGAGAGCGACGACGAAGCTGTGGAACTGAACGACAATGGAACAGAGCCGGCAAGGAGGCAGCAGCCTAAGCCGGGCAGCTCCGGAGGAAACAGTCTCAACGTGTCTACCCTTCCCGTGACAGATCTAATGTGCCTGCACTTGCGCATGGCCATAATCAGAAGTGAGTTCGAGATTCTGGAGAATCCGGAGATGAGGCGAGCTTACAGTGAGCTGCAGTCGAACTCCTTGAAACGGCATCTGCTCCAACGCAGCTCTGGGAGAACCTCCAGACCATCGGAAGATCTGTTGATTGAACGCGCTCCCATTAGCCACGTGGTCGCTGTTCCTGGTGAGCTGCAAGAGCAGCTTAACTtattgctgctggccaaggagctgGTTAAGCCACAGGCACAAGTACAGCTAGCTAACACGCTCCAAGGCGTGCTGAGCATTTGTCAGAGCAACGACGATATCTTACTCTCGCCAGGTAACCACACCATTAAGTTTATGGAGCACCTCAACGACAATGGCAGCCTCAGCGGGCTAGTAAAGCCAGAGGCGATCCTAGCCCCCGTAGCGGACCTCTCCAAGCTGCCTGTGGTGAGCTCCAGTGATGAGGACAGCACACTGCTTGTCATTGACGGAGACTACGCTGTCTCGCAGCTCGTCCTAGATTGTCGGCATGTTCGTCGTGGCATCCTCCTGCGCCATGGCACCTTGACGATGAGCGGGTGTCGTTTGCTGGGCGATGGTAACTCAAGCACCCAAGAGGGCATTGTCTGCATGCCGGGCGCCAACTTGGAACTGAAGAACTGCATCATCGAGAAGTTTGCCGTGGGAATTTCGATGCGACCCCGATCCGGCGCGGAACTGGGAAATGTTCAGGTGAAAAACTGTCATACAGGACTGGAGCTAATGGAGAAAACAGTGTCCCTAAATATGCAGGGCAGCAAGTGCAGTTTTGAAAGTTGCAAGCTTGGTATCTTGGCAGACGGCTTGGCCCAAGGTCAGGGAAACTCTAAAAAGTTGGTGGCTCTTCAGCAATTCCGAGAACTGCAGCg ATACAACGAGGACAATCTACTCGGGGACTGTAGCTTCAATAACTGTGCAAACACGATTCGAGTTTCTAACGAATCCGATCAGCTGCTGGCTCAGCGATCGCAGCAGTGGCTCCTGGAGGACGAACTCGAGGGTGAAAACAAGGAGAACACTACAATGGCCTAA
- the LOC108072604 gene encoding PI-PLC X domain-containing protein 2 isoform X1, which translates to MSKEHWMRDLPTALRDMSIINLAIPGSHNSMTYGISSKSSLAPDADSTVRRWHRFFPCFVRRWSRTQSSGIVEQLQLGVRYFDLRIAQKDDKFYYCHGLFCMEVFEPLLELRHFLDSHPEEVVILDLQHFYALTVAHHQQLHKDLISFFGHRLYSTADGSLKDCTLNRCLELQRQLIVIYRRCPIPLPLRFWPSYAWPTPWPNKSSVKQLQSFLQDSLLSRQPQQGYVSQCLITPTGRYIAFRVFFTLKSTAKRVDKKLKPWIEDQVPGPFEPKEEPRVNVFLADFVNLKEGQWCDWVLELNTKLEKGITEDGQQEQDSAS; encoded by the exons ATGTCCAAGGAACACTGGATGCGGGATCTGCCAACGGCGTTGCGCGACATGTCCATCATAAATCTGGCCATTCCAG GTTCCCATAACTCCATGACCTACGGCATAAGCAGTAAATCCAGTCTGGCGCCAGATGCTGACAGCAccgtccggcgatggcatcgCTTCTTCCCCTGCTTTGTGCGCCGCTGGAGCAGGACGCAATCCTCCGGCATAGTGGAGCAACTGCAGCTTGGTGTGCGTTACTTTGACCTGCGGATAGCACAAAAGGATGACAAGTTTTACTACTGCCACGGCCTGTTTTGCATGGAGGTGTTTGAGCCCCTTCTGGAGCTTCGCCACTTCCTGGACTCCCATCCCGAGGAGGTCGTCATCCTGGACTTGCAGCACTTTTACGCACTGACAGTGGCCCATCACCAGCAATTACACAAGGATCTTATCAGCTTCTTCGGCCATCGGCTCTATTCCACCGCAGATGGATCCCTTAAAGATTGCACTCTGAACCGGTGTTTGGAGCTGCAACGTCAATTGATCGTCATCTATAGGAGGTGTCCCATTCCGCTTCCCCTGCGATTTTGGCCCAGTTATGCTTGGCCAACGCCCTGGCCAAATAAGTCGAGCGTAAAGCAGTTGCAATCATTTCTGCAGGACTCTCTTCTCTCCCGACAGCCCCAACAGGGTTACGTATCCCAGTGCCTCATAACGCCCACTGGTCGTTATATTGCCTTCCGCGTCTTCTTCACCCTGAAGAGCACGGCCAAGCGTGTAGATAAGAAGCTTAAGCCCTGGATAGAGGACCAAGTACCCGGTCCCTTCGAGCCCAAAGAGGAGCCCAGGGTAAATGTCTTCCTAGCCGATTTCGTAAACCTTAAGGAGGGACAGTGGTGCGATTGGGTGCTGGAGCTCAACACAAAGTTGGAGAAAGGTATAACGGAAGACggccagcaggagcaggattcAGCTTCTTGA
- the LOC108072604 gene encoding PI-PLC X domain-containing protein 2 isoform X2: protein MTYGISSKSSLAPDADSTVRRWHRFFPCFVRRWSRTQSSGIVEQLQLGVRYFDLRIAQKDDKFYYCHGLFCMEVFEPLLELRHFLDSHPEEVVILDLQHFYALTVAHHQQLHKDLISFFGHRLYSTADGSLKDCTLNRCLELQRQLIVIYRRCPIPLPLRFWPSYAWPTPWPNKSSVKQLQSFLQDSLLSRQPQQGYVSQCLITPTGRYIAFRVFFTLKSTAKRVDKKLKPWIEDQVPGPFEPKEEPRVNVFLADFVNLKEGQWCDWVLELNTKLEKGITEDGQQEQDSAS, encoded by the coding sequence ATGACCTACGGCATAAGCAGTAAATCCAGTCTGGCGCCAGATGCTGACAGCAccgtccggcgatggcatcgCTTCTTCCCCTGCTTTGTGCGCCGCTGGAGCAGGACGCAATCCTCCGGCATAGTGGAGCAACTGCAGCTTGGTGTGCGTTACTTTGACCTGCGGATAGCACAAAAGGATGACAAGTTTTACTACTGCCACGGCCTGTTTTGCATGGAGGTGTTTGAGCCCCTTCTGGAGCTTCGCCACTTCCTGGACTCCCATCCCGAGGAGGTCGTCATCCTGGACTTGCAGCACTTTTACGCACTGACAGTGGCCCATCACCAGCAATTACACAAGGATCTTATCAGCTTCTTCGGCCATCGGCTCTATTCCACCGCAGATGGATCCCTTAAAGATTGCACTCTGAACCGGTGTTTGGAGCTGCAACGTCAATTGATCGTCATCTATAGGAGGTGTCCCATTCCGCTTCCCCTGCGATTTTGGCCCAGTTATGCTTGGCCAACGCCCTGGCCAAATAAGTCGAGCGTAAAGCAGTTGCAATCATTTCTGCAGGACTCTCTTCTCTCCCGACAGCCCCAACAGGGTTACGTATCCCAGTGCCTCATAACGCCCACTGGTCGTTATATTGCCTTCCGCGTCTTCTTCACCCTGAAGAGCACGGCCAAGCGTGTAGATAAGAAGCTTAAGCCCTGGATAGAGGACCAAGTACCCGGTCCCTTCGAGCCCAAAGAGGAGCCCAGGGTAAATGTCTTCCTAGCCGATTTCGTAAACCTTAAGGAGGGACAGTGGTGCGATTGGGTGCTGGAGCTCAACACAAAGTTGGAGAAAGGTATAACGGAAGACggccagcaggagcaggattcAGCTTCTTGA
- the neb gene encoding kinesin-like protein KIF14, with protein MNNKSTPVRQRIQQFQTRGGQKSTPSSDASALRRKVLTRTPRQSGEDRQDQQLLNTAFSGTTPQPQLKPKSTALNACYTPSSLYRNSHTPGRTRTPGGMSSGSKQKDKDLMVESFHSVSEESNMIVAVRVRPLNALECTRGQVTNVVQVHGDSNELTVQAGCSADASAGVTHFFSYDQVYYSCDPERKNYAGQAKVFEGTARPLIDTAFDGYNACLFAYGQTGSGKSYSMMGIEALDDAALDGGPPHDEAGIIPRFCHELFRRIEEVKAHQQLQVEVEVSYFEIYNEKIHDLLSVQHATTAAGDSTPVQQQRPALKVREHPIFGPYVVDLSAHSVDSYSALRNWLAVGNSQRATASTAMNDKSSRSHSIFNIVLNLTNLSSGDEGLSSSDTDSGTVNSLRQTRRSKISLVDLAGSERISVSGSNGERIREGVSINKSLLTLGKVIAALADSRKAVGNSQMGNGTPTTFVPYRESVLTWLLRENLGGNSKTVMLATISPASLHADETLATLRYACKARSIVNRVKVNESPHDKIIRDLRAEVDRLKSLRNEYERQRRLSGNNNNNPVPRKIIIETSVDDTEVEALRQQLAERERELSRAQKSWMEKLKEAEDQRKSELRLLKRRGLALELTADQKQACLVNLTADPILSGTLFYLLPQGLVRIGRGRLPGNSSTQPDIVLDGPLVALQHCNIEHDRSGKLFVTPGSEDFETYVNGELLQNRRQLFHGDRLVIGGSHYFRISNPFCPQRGKTEQPVDFQLAHQEILQKQEQQLRSELEAEKRAALTRIEQERAQHARDFEERLQCLELEQFKYKCNSEILETERQALAQQHQHTALNEEQAASTPAQKSTLLEDIQRIMLNPSEESLHKTQLMVKEATQRCRQLGVQLEFRQTQTPDEFGLLRTVILILDKQRGLKAEWPTARLGVWLDMVRDSAAELPDKQNARNIFQSVEVDWEPLDADLNETLSETHNSSRIALNLSAMKDVLLNKPLKRLLLNVSGSSNHSPRQTSTPSGKTTPISPSPGSKLVQYTKRLLTYDPEETPIGHSSNFAAVVNQELLMIQRCSQRLHRQCESALLERENQQDSGVLAVSVQEALGRLDSVLNGIRSSLAQAEAAAAAAAGGAMSPTKAQKAVRFLID; from the exons ATGAACAACAAAAGCACGCCCGTGCGCCAGCGCATCCAACAGTTCCAGACACGTGGGGGCCAGAAGTCCACGCCGTCATCAGACGCCAGTGCATTGCGGAGAAAGGTGCTGACGCGGACGCCCAGGCAAAGCGGCGAGGACCGCCAGGATCAGCAGTTGCTGAACACGGCCTTCAGTGGCACCACCCCGCAGCCACAGCTCAAGCCAAAGTCCACCGCCCTCAATGCATGCTACACTCCGTCATCGCTCTACAGGAATTCCCATACACCCGGTCGAACGAGGACGCCGGGCGGAATGTCCAGCGGCAGTAAGCAAAAGGACAAGGACCTCATGGTCGAGTCCTTCCACAGCGTCTCCGAGGAAAGCAATATGATAGTGGCGGTGCGCGTGCGCCCATTGAACGCCCTGGAGTGCACGCGTGGTCAGGTTACCAACGTGGTTCAGGTGCACGGCGACAGCAATGAGCTGACCGTACAGGCGGGCTGCAGTGCTGACGCCTCGGCGGGTGTAACGCACTTCTTCAGCTACGACCAGGTGTATTACTCGTGCGATCCGGAGCGCAAGAACTACGCCGGTCAGGCGAAGGTCTTTGAAGGCACTGCCAGGCCGCTCATCGATACCGCCTTCGATGGCTACAATGCTTGCCTCTTTGCCTACGGCCAGACGGGATCGGGCAAGTCCTACAGCATGATGGGCATAGAGGCTTTGGACGATGCAGCCCTTGACGGCGGGCCGCCTCATGACGAGGCCGGGATCATACCGCGCTTCTGCCACGAGCTGTTCCGTCGGATAGAAGAGGTCAAGGCGCATCAGCAGCTGCAAGTGGAGGTGGAAGTCAGCTACTTTGAGATCTACAACGAGAAGATCCATGACCTGCTGAGTGTCCAGCATGCCACAACGGCAGCCGGTGACTCCACGCCTGTACAGCAGCAGCGACCGGCTCTGAAGGTGCGAGAGCACCCTATATTTGGACCCTACGTTGTGGATTTAAGCGCCCATTCGGTGGACTCATATTCGGCGCTCCGCAACTGGTTGGCCGTGGGCAACTCACAGCGGGCCACCGCCTCCACGGCCATGAACGACAAGAGCTCCCGCTCGCATTCCATCTTCAACATTGTCCTGAATCTGACTAACTTGAGTAGCGGCGACGAAGGTTTGTCCTCCTCGGACACGGATTCGGGCACTGTCAATTCTTTGCGACAGACACGACGCAGCAAGATCAGTCTAGTGGACCTGGCAGGCAGCGAGCGCATCAGCGTTTCGGGCTCCAACGGTGAACGAATACGCGAAGGAGTCAGCATTAACAAGAGCCTGCTTACCCTGGGAAAAGTAATTGCAGCCTTGGCAGATTCCCGCAAGGCGGTCGGAAATAGTCAAATGGGAAACGGTACACCGACCACGTTTGTTCCATACCGTGAGAGCGTCCTAACCTGGCTTCTGAGG GAAAACCTTGGTGGAAACTCAAAAACTGTCATGTTGGCTACCATCTCACCAGCTAGCCTGCACGCGGACGAAACTCTGGCCACTTTGCGTTACGCCTGTAAGGCCCGCTCCATCGTTAATCGGGTAAAGGTGAACGAATCTCCCCATGACAAGATAATACGGGACCTGCGCGCCGAAGTAGATCGTCTGAAGTCGCTCCGGAACGAGTATGAGAGGCAACGGCGTCTGTCCGggaataacaacaataatccGGTGCCAAGAAAGATCATCATCGAGACTTCGGTTGATGACACTGAGGTGGAGGCGCTTCGACAGCAGCTGGCTGAAAGGGAACGGGAGCTTAGTCGTGCACAGAAATCCTGGATGGAGAAGCTCAAAGAGGCCGAGGATCAGCGTAAGTCGGAGCTGCGACTACTGAAGCGTCGCGGCTTGGCCCTGGAATTGACTGCCGATCAGAAGCAGGCCTGCCTGGTCAATCTCACAGCGGATCCTATTCTAAGCGGCACCTTATTCTACTTACTACCCCAAGGACTAGTGCGCATCGGACGCGGTCGCCTACCCGGTAATTCCAGTACCCAGCCGGATATCGTGCTGGATGGCCCCCTGGTTGCCTTGCAACACTGCAATATAGAACACGATCGATCCGGAAAACTATTTGTCACACCGGGAAGCGAGGACTTTGAGACATATGTTAATGGAGAGCTCTTGCAGAATCGCCGTCAGCTGTTCCATGGCGATCGCTTGGTTATTGGTGGTTCCCATTATTTCCGCATCTCCAATCCCTTTTGCCCACAGAGAGGCAAGACCGAGCAGCCGGTGGACTTCCAGCTGGCCCACCAGGAGATTCTGCAGAAACAAGAGCAACAATTGCGCTCAGAACTTGAAGCTGAAAAGCGAGCGGCCTTAACGCGCATCGAACAGGAGCGTGCCCAACATGCCAGGGACTTTGAGGAGCGGCTGCAGTGCCTCGAACTGGAACAGTTCAAGTACAAATGTAACAGCGAGATATTGGAAACAGAGCGCCAGGCACTGGctcagcagcatcagcacaCCGCGCTCAATGAGGAGCAGGCAGCATCGACTCCGGCGCAGAAATCGACGCTACTGGAGGATATACAACGCATCATGCTGAATCCGTCGGAAGAGAGCCTGCATAAAACCCAGCTAATGGTCAAGGAGGCCACACAACGGTGCCGTCAACTGGGCGTTCAGCTCGAGTTTCGCCAAACCCAAACACCAGATGAGTTTGGACTGTTGCGAACCGTGATCCTGATCCTGGACAAGCAGCGGGGCCTCAAGGCCGAGTGGCCGACGGCCCGTTTGGGCGTGTGGCTTGACATGGTCCGGGACAGTGCGGCGGAGCTGCCGGATAAACAAAATGCTCGCAACATTTTCCAGAGTGTAGAGGTTGATTGGGAACCCCTAGATGCGGATCTCAATGAGACCCTGAGTGAGACGCACAATTCTAGTCGAATAGCTCTAAACCTAAGTGCCATGAAGGATGTCCTGCTTAACAAGCCCCTAAAGAGGCTGCTACTGAACGTGTCGGGAAGCAGCAACCATAGCCCAAGACAGACATCTACGCCATCTGGCAAAACCACGCCCATTAGTCCCTCACCTGGCAGCAAACTGGTGCAGTACACCAAGCGTCTGCTTACCTACGACCCAGAGGAGACGCCCATCGGCCACAGTAGCAACTTCGCCGCCGTCGTCAATCAGGAGCTGCTGATGATACAGCGCTGCTCACAGCGTCTGCATAGGCAATGTGAGAGCGCTCTGCTCGAACGGGAGAATCAACAGGATAGCGGGGTCCTAGCGGTCAGTGTTCAGGAGGCACTGGGCCGACTGGACAGCGTACTCAATGGAATACGCAGCTCACTTGCCCAGGcagaggctgctgctgcggctgcagcAGGTGGTGCCATGTCACCGACGAAGGCACAGAAGGCGGTGCGTTTTCTTATCGATTGA
- the fok gene encoding uncharacterized protein fok isoform X3, with the protein MDVWGFCVSDSTMSYGGSMRSGYYRDYEQFPYGTLETTTSPYAVKDCYSRVQATKDKKLSKSNCKCEPTACKCEKRRQLKMMVSQLRRRDNVSSVILF; encoded by the exons ATGGATGTTTGGGGATTCTGTGTTAGCGACTCCACCATGTCATATGGCGGATCGATGCGCAGCGGCTATTACCGCGACTACGAGCAGTTCCCATACGGAACCCTGGAGACCACCACATCCCCGTATGCGGTCAAGGATTGCTACAGTCGAGTGCAAG CTACTAAGGATAAAAAGTTAAGCAAAAGCAATTGCAAATGCGAGCCAACCGCCTGTAAATGTGAAAAACGACGACAACTGAAAATGATGGTGTCGCAACTTCGGAGGCGCGATAACGTATCAAGTGTTATATTGTTCTAG
- the fok gene encoding uncharacterized protein fok isoform X1, protein MDVWGFCVSDSTMSYGGSMRSGYYRDYEQFPYGTLETTTSPYAVKDCYSRVQEKCKQIKSEKQMRKDCPFCKEHKKRPLINYMRKREQRKHHDSICEDEEEMHEHEHEHTHNHEVVQQPAPALSSVLAQQSCKV, encoded by the exons ATGGATGTTTGGGGATTCTGTGTTAGCGACTCCACCATGTCATATGGCGGATCGATGCGCAGCGGCTATTACCGCGACTACGAGCAGTTCCCATACGGAACCCTGGAGACCACCACATCCCCGTATGCGGTCAAGGATTGCTACAGTCGAGTGCAAG AAAAGTGCAAGCAGATAAAGTCCGAGAAGCAGATGCGCAAGGACTGTCCCTTCTGCAAGGAGCACAAGAAGCGGCCGCTCATCAACTACATGCGCAAGCGGGAGCAGCGCAAGCACCATGACAGCATCtgcgaggacgaggaggagatgcATGAGCATGAGCACGAGCACACCCACAACCACGAGGTGGTGCAGCAGCCCGCCCCAGCGCTCTCCTCCGTCCTTGCCCAACAGAGCTGCAAGGTATGA
- the fok gene encoding uncharacterized protein fok isoform X2 has product MLKRLLSKMRTPFGLKLQATKDKKLSKSNCKCEPTACKCEKRRQLKMMVSQLRRRDNVSSVILF; this is encoded by the exons aTGCTTAAGCGTCTTCTAAGCAAAATGAGAACTCCTTTTGGATTAAAGCTGCAag CTACTAAGGATAAAAAGTTAAGCAAAAGCAATTGCAAATGCGAGCCAACCGCCTGTAAATGTGAAAAACGACGACAACTGAAAATGATGGTGTCGCAACTTCGGAGGCGCGATAACGTATCAAGTGTTATATTGTTCTAG